From the Salinimicrobium tongyeongense genome, one window contains:
- a CDS encoding aldose epimerase family protein, whose translation MKTKDTAVELTLIKLKNQQGTELEILNFGATIFSLTIKGINVVVGPSQPEDYLSGIYHERGKFFGASVGRYAGRISKGQFSLNGETYKLFEKNGVHLHGGKHGFSYKFWKLIEQGEGQDPYVLLEYISPDGEEGYPGNLTVQVKYTLTEDNEVQVDYRAQTDKETVVNLTNHAYFNLNGRGDVNGHRLQLPADSFLESDAHLVPTGNLTEVTGTEFDFRESSLIGEVPLDTVFKLNGSGKNITLEGDKSGLKLEVETNQPAVVVYVPEDLPADWEYATKVGAERAAVCLETQKFPDAPHHEHFPDVRLRKGEVYENKTTWRFTAGSKF comes from the coding sequence TTGAAAACAAAAGACACAGCAGTAGAGTTAACACTCATAAAACTTAAAAATCAGCAGGGGACTGAACTGGAAATCCTCAATTTTGGGGCGACTATTTTCAGTTTAACAATTAAAGGCATCAACGTAGTTGTGGGGCCATCGCAGCCTGAAGATTACCTTAGCGGGATCTACCACGAGCGTGGAAAATTCTTTGGCGCCTCGGTGGGCCGTTATGCCGGCCGAATTTCAAAAGGCCAGTTCTCCCTCAATGGGGAAACGTACAAACTTTTTGAGAAAAACGGTGTACATCTTCACGGGGGCAAGCACGGATTTTCATACAAGTTCTGGAAGCTCATAGAGCAGGGAGAAGGGCAGGACCCATACGTGCTGCTCGAATATATTTCACCCGATGGGGAAGAAGGGTATCCCGGAAACCTCACTGTGCAGGTAAAATATACACTTACTGAAGACAATGAAGTGCAGGTTGACTACCGCGCCCAAACCGATAAAGAGACCGTAGTGAATCTCACCAACCACGCATATTTCAACCTGAATGGTCGCGGCGATGTGAACGGGCACAGGCTTCAGCTTCCTGCAGATTCCTTCCTGGAGTCAGATGCTCACCTGGTGCCTACTGGGAATTTGACCGAGGTGACGGGTACAGAGTTTGATTTCAGAGAATCGTCTTTAATAGGCGAAGTGCCGCTAGATACCGTTTTTAAACTAAACGGGAGTGGAAAGAACATAACATTAGAGGGAGATAAATCGGGTCTCAAGCTGGAGGTGGAAACCAACCAGCCGGCAGTAGTGGTGTATGTTCCCGAAGATTTACCTGCAGACTGGGAGTATGCCACCAAAGTTGGGGCAGAACGTGCGGCAGTATGTCTTGAGACGCAAAAATTTCCTGATGCGCCTCATCATGAGCATTTTCCGGATGTTAGATTGCGAAAGGGAGAAGTTTACGAAAATAAGACTACATGGAGGTTTACCGCCGGTTCAAAATTTTAA
- a CDS encoding 4a-hydroxytetrahydrobiopterin dehydratase: protein MQILDDNEIRSKLEELEGWEYKDDAIHTSFQFENFKEAFSVMVRIAFEAEAQQHHPNWTNVYNELQISLSTHDAGGVTQKDFKLARSIEDIIGTGE from the coding sequence ATGCAGATTTTAGATGACAATGAGATCAGATCAAAGCTTGAAGAGCTGGAAGGCTGGGAGTATAAAGATGATGCCATTCACACCAGCTTTCAGTTCGAGAACTTTAAAGAAGCATTCTCGGTGATGGTTAGGATTGCTTTTGAAGCCGAAGCCCAGCAGCATCACCCCAACTGGACGAACGTCTACAACGAACTTCAAATTTCGCTCTCTACACACGATGCCGGCGGTGTGACCCAGAAAGATTTTAAACTCGCCCGAAGCATTGAAGATATTATAGGTACAGGCGAATAA
- a CDS encoding YebC/PmpR family DNA-binding transcriptional regulator, which produces MGRAFEFRKARKMKRWSAMAKAFTRIGKDIVMAVKEGGPDPDTNSRLRAVIQNAKSVNMPKDNIERAIKRASDKSQGDYKIVLFEGYAPHGIAVLVETATDNNNRTVANVRSYFNKCDGNLGTSGSVEFMFDHTCNFRIDKDNLDAEELELELIDFGAEEVFEDEDGIIIYAPFEAFGALQKELESRDIEIISSGFEYIPQVTKPLSPEEAADVEKLLEKLEEDDDVQHVYHTMEETTEEEA; this is translated from the coding sequence ATGGGAAGAGCATTTGAATTCAGGAAAGCGCGTAAAATGAAGCGGTGGTCTGCTATGGCCAAGGCTTTCACCCGCATTGGGAAAGACATAGTAATGGCTGTAAAAGAAGGTGGCCCCGATCCCGATACCAACTCCAGGTTGCGGGCGGTGATCCAGAATGCCAAGAGTGTTAACATGCCCAAAGACAATATTGAGCGGGCCATAAAACGCGCTTCCGATAAAAGCCAGGGCGACTACAAAATCGTACTTTTTGAAGGTTATGCGCCACACGGTATTGCCGTGCTGGTAGAAACTGCTACAGACAATAATAACCGCACGGTTGCCAATGTGCGTTCGTACTTCAATAAATGCGACGGGAACCTGGGAACTTCGGGCTCGGTAGAATTCATGTTTGACCATACCTGTAATTTCCGCATCGACAAAGATAACCTTGATGCCGAAGAACTTGAACTGGAACTGATAGATTTTGGTGCCGAAGAAGTTTTTGAAGATGAAGACGGAATCATCATCTATGCGCCTTTTGAAGCATTTGGAGCCCTTCAGAAGGAACTCGAAAGCAGGGATATCGAGATCATCTCCTCCGGCTTTGAGTATATTCCGCAGGTAACAAAACCGCTATCTCCCGAAGAAGCCGCCGATGTGGAGAAACTTCTTGAAAAGCTGGAAGAAGATGATGATGTACAGCACGTGTACCACACCATGGAAGAAACAACTGAAGAGGAGGCGTAA
- a CDS encoding sugar nucleotide-binding protein, with protein sequence MKKILILGGSGFIGNALYKELYPYFDTHATYRTENAFFEKNQKFHQFDLERESIGILLENLRPNVIVSALRGNFLAQVHTHFEIIDYLLNNKNSKLIFLSSANVFDAFTNYPSYEYDKTLSQSVYGRFKIKIENALLRLPNHKYVIARLPMVFGASSPRIAEIKRQLQEHEAIEVFSNVVVNATFDTKVTQQLHYIINRNKQGVFHLGSNDLIHHNDLVAEICETLGEKKPLLKNVYDSNFDRFLAVIPKDNLLPKNLQISIQEVVASTLVS encoded by the coding sequence TTGAAGAAAATTTTGATCTTAGGGGGAAGCGGCTTTATAGGGAATGCCCTTTATAAAGAGCTTTACCCCTATTTTGATACGCACGCCACCTACCGTACCGAAAATGCGTTTTTTGAAAAGAACCAGAAGTTCCACCAGTTTGACCTGGAGCGGGAAAGTATAGGCATTCTCCTGGAAAACCTGCGTCCAAATGTTATAGTCTCTGCCCTGCGCGGAAACTTTCTGGCCCAGGTACACACCCACTTTGAGATCATAGACTACCTGCTGAACAACAAGAATTCAAAGCTTATTTTTCTGTCTTCGGCCAATGTCTTTGATGCTTTCACCAATTACCCGTCTTACGAATACGACAAAACCCTGTCTCAAAGTGTCTACGGAAGGTTTAAAATTAAGATCGAAAATGCGCTCCTGCGACTGCCAAACCACAAATATGTCATTGCGCGTTTGCCTATGGTCTTTGGAGCCAGTTCGCCACGTATTGCCGAGATAAAAAGGCAGCTGCAGGAGCACGAAGCCATTGAAGTTTTCTCAAACGTGGTGGTAAACGCCACTTTTGATACAAAAGTGACCCAGCAGCTGCACTACATCATAAACCGGAACAAACAGGGGGTGTTCCATTTAGGCAGCAACGACCTTATTCACCACAACGACCTTGTGGCCGAGATCTGTGAAACCCTGGGAGAAAAAAAGCCTTTGCTTAAAAACGTCTACGATTCAAACTTTGACCGGTTTCTTGCCGTAATCCCCAAAGACAACCTGCTGCCAAAGAACCTGCAGATCTCGATCCAGGAAGTGGTGGCCAGTACTTTGGTTTCCTAG
- a CDS encoding DUF885 domain-containing protein, protein MRIKSFKILLSLLIFTGFSACRNTSGEAEITSEEIQQETAQLNAFFEEEFQKDLADSPMLQTRLGIKTNYDAWDDFSHLRYAEDLKKAKKRLAFLEDEINPEALEGQAALSYKLYRQQLENEIEDYDFRLYNYPVNQMFGVHVQLPAFLINMHKIDSVSDARAYIARLNKFPSVMEDVIKGLELREMNQIMPPAFVFAHTVEASQNLLKGRPFEKSAEASTLLEDFRSKVEKLEVSESQKDELILKAQQALLTSMKPAYENLIAKLKDQQQRATADHGAWKFPKGKAFYENALKRTTTTNLSAEEIHEIGLSEVARIHKEMEDIMKQVGFDGSLKDFFQFMREDGQFYYENSEEGRQQYLTEAKAVINRMKARLDELFLTQPEADIVVKAVEPFREKSAGKAFYQQPAIDGSRPGTYYANLYDMEAMPTYQMEALAFHEGIPGHHMQLAIAQELDSLPMFRKIGGYGAYIEGWGLYSELVPKEIGFYEDPYSDFGRLAMELWRSIRLVVDTGIHAKKWTRDEAIDYYVENSPNAESDAVKMVERHIVMPGQATAYKIGMNKILELREYAKKELGDEFNIREFHDVVLTNGSVPLNILEELVVEWVKNKQA, encoded by the coding sequence ATGAGAATCAAAAGCTTCAAAATACTACTTTCCCTGCTTATCTTCACCGGTTTTTCTGCCTGCAGGAATACTTCAGGAGAAGCAGAGATCACTTCGGAAGAAATTCAGCAGGAAACAGCACAGCTAAATGCCTTTTTTGAAGAGGAATTTCAGAAAGATCTTGCAGATTCACCCATGCTGCAAACCCGCCTGGGGATAAAAACAAATTATGACGCCTGGGACGATTTTTCGCACCTGCGCTATGCCGAAGATCTCAAAAAGGCCAAAAAAAGACTTGCCTTTCTTGAAGATGAAATAAATCCTGAAGCTCTTGAAGGGCAGGCAGCTCTCAGTTATAAACTCTACCGCCAACAGCTTGAAAACGAGATTGAAGACTACGATTTCAGGCTTTACAATTACCCCGTAAACCAAATGTTTGGGGTTCATGTGCAGTTGCCCGCATTTTTGATCAATATGCACAAAATCGATTCGGTGAGCGATGCCAGAGCCTATATCGCGAGGCTTAACAAATTTCCTTCAGTAATGGAAGACGTGATAAAAGGGCTGGAGCTGCGGGAAATGAACCAGATCATGCCGCCGGCCTTCGTGTTTGCCCACACGGTTGAGGCTTCACAAAACCTCCTGAAAGGACGCCCTTTTGAGAAATCGGCTGAAGCAAGTACACTTTTGGAAGATTTTAGGAGTAAAGTAGAAAAGCTGGAGGTTTCAGAAAGCCAGAAAGATGAGCTGATTCTGAAGGCGCAGCAGGCACTGCTCACTTCGATGAAACCGGCTTACGAGAATCTTATTGCAAAGCTGAAGGACCAGCAACAACGCGCCACAGCCGATCACGGGGCCTGGAAATTTCCGAAGGGAAAAGCCTTTTATGAAAATGCTTTGAAGAGAACTACCACTACCAATTTATCTGCTGAAGAGATCCACGAAATTGGCCTTAGCGAAGTGGCGCGTATTCATAAGGAAATGGAAGATATTATGAAGCAGGTGGGCTTTGACGGCAGCCTGAAAGATTTTTTCCAGTTTATGCGCGAAGACGGGCAGTTTTACTATGAAAATTCAGAAGAAGGCAGGCAGCAGTATTTAACTGAAGCCAAAGCTGTCATTAACAGGATGAAGGCCCGTCTCGATGAGCTCTTTTTGACCCAACCCGAGGCTGATATTGTGGTGAAGGCTGTTGAGCCTTTTAGGGAGAAAAGTGCCGGGAAGGCATTTTACCAGCAGCCGGCAATAGACGGTTCCCGCCCCGGTACCTATTACGCCAATCTATACGACATGGAGGCAATGCCCACCTACCAGATGGAAGCACTGGCCTTTCATGAAGGAATTCCCGGTCACCACATGCAACTGGCCATAGCGCAGGAACTTGACAGCCTGCCCATGTTCAGGAAAATAGGCGGGTATGGAGCTTACATTGAAGGCTGGGGGCTTTACAGCGAACTGGTGCCGAAAGAAATAGGTTTCTATGAAGATCCTTATTCCGATTTCGGAAGGCTGGCTATGGAGCTTTGGCGTTCCATTAGGCTGGTGGTAGACACCGGGATCCACGCCAAAAAATGGACGAGAGATGAGGCGATAGACTATTACGTGGAGAACTCCCCCAATGCCGAAAGCGACGCGGTGAAGATGGTAGAACGGCATATTGTAATGCCGGGACAGGCCACTGCCTATAAAATTGGAATGAACAAGATCCTGGAACTTCGGGAATATGCAAAAAAAGAGTTGGGGGATGAATTTAATATCCGGGAGTTTCATGATGTGGTTCTCACTAACGGGTCTGTCCCGCTCAACATACTTGAAGAACTGGTTGTAGAATGGGTTAAAAATAAACAAGCTTGA
- a CDS encoding pirin family protein, whose product MRTIKRTYKAEYRPIADLITYSPMPTRSLRMIDPFLFLNHHGPQRYSPGNNGLPFGPHPHRGMETVTFILDGDIAHKDSGGNNSVIESGGVQWMTAGKGLIHAEVSSEKFKKEGGPLEILQLWVNLPAKLKMTPPTYKGLQKGEIPVTFSEDKKVKAQVISGDLYGTKGPFDTPTEIHLSTLFFEPEGVFSTRVPAEHNILCYVIKGEIKINGEIIQSLHLVEFNNDDENLRMEALAESIVLFGHAKPFNEPVVAQGPFVMNTLEEIDQAYTDYQQGKFE is encoded by the coding sequence ATGAGGACCATTAAAAGAACATATAAAGCAGAGTACCGGCCCATTGCCGATCTCATCACCTATTCGCCTATGCCCACGCGGTCTCTGCGGATGATTGATCCTTTTCTCTTTCTCAACCATCACGGGCCGCAGCGGTATTCACCGGGAAACAATGGGCTGCCTTTTGGGCCGCACCCGCATCGGGGGATGGAAACAGTAACTTTTATCCTTGATGGCGACATTGCCCATAAAGACTCAGGCGGAAACAACAGCGTCATTGAAAGTGGCGGCGTACAATGGATGACTGCCGGGAAAGGTCTTATTCACGCCGAAGTTTCTTCGGAAAAATTCAAAAAGGAAGGTGGGCCGTTAGAGATCCTTCAGCTGTGGGTGAATTTACCGGCGAAGTTAAAAATGACACCACCAACTTACAAGGGGCTTCAAAAAGGGGAAATTCCGGTGACATTTTCCGAAGACAAAAAAGTAAAAGCCCAGGTAATTTCAGGGGATTTATACGGTACCAAAGGTCCTTTTGATACTCCCACAGAGATACACCTAAGTACCCTTTTCTTTGAGCCCGAAGGTGTTTTTAGTACTCGGGTGCCGGCTGAGCACAATATTCTTTGTTACGTGATAAAAGGAGAAATAAAGATTAACGGAGAGATCATCCAGTCCCTTCATCTCGTAGAATTTAATAATGACGATGAAAACCTGCGCATGGAAGCCCTGGCAGAAAGTATTGTCTTGTTTGGTCACGCAAAACCTTTTAACGAACCCGTAGTAGCCCAGGGTCCTTTCGTGATGAACACACTCGAAGAAATTGACCAGGCCTACACCGATTATCAACAGGGAAAATTTGAGTAA
- the gcvT gene encoding glycine cleavage system aminomethyltransferase GcvT, with protein sequence MKNTALTSTHIELGAKMVPFAGYNMPVSYEGVNIEHETVRKAVGVFDVSHMGEFLITGENALALIQKIGSNDAAKLTDGKAQYSCMPNSDGGIVDDLIIYRFNEEKYLLVVNASNIEKDWNWISQHNTMDATMRDLSDEYSLLAIQGPKAAEAMQSLTNVDLSAIKFYTFQVAAFAGAENVIISATGYTGSGGFEIYVKNDDAQRVWDRVFEAGAGYGIKPIGLAARDTLRLEMGFCLYGNDIDDTTSPIEAGLGWITKFTKNFVNSEALKEQKENGPTRKLVGFELNERGIPRQGYEIVDESGKVIGNVTSGTMSPSLEKGIGMGYVPTEYATPGSKINIQIRKKALPATVVKMPFYKG encoded by the coding sequence ATGAAGAATACAGCACTTACCTCTACTCATATAGAACTTGGAGCCAAAATGGTTCCCTTTGCGGGCTACAACATGCCTGTTTCCTATGAAGGTGTAAATATTGAACACGAGACCGTGAGAAAAGCGGTAGGTGTATTTGACGTTTCGCACATGGGCGAGTTCCTTATCACGGGAGAGAACGCCCTGGCCTTGATCCAGAAAATTGGGTCTAACGACGCTGCAAAACTTACCGACGGCAAGGCCCAGTACAGCTGCATGCCCAATTCCGATGGCGGAATTGTAGACGATCTTATTATTTATCGCTTTAACGAAGAGAAATACCTTCTTGTGGTTAATGCTTCCAATATCGAAAAAGACTGGAACTGGATTTCCCAGCACAACACGATGGACGCTACCATGCGCGATCTTTCAGATGAGTATTCACTGCTCGCCATACAGGGGCCAAAAGCCGCCGAAGCCATGCAGTCTCTCACCAATGTAGATCTTTCAGCAATAAAATTCTACACGTTTCAGGTGGCAGCTTTTGCAGGAGCCGAAAATGTGATCATCTCGGCCACCGGCTATACCGGCAGTGGCGGTTTCGAGATATATGTAAAAAACGATGATGCCCAGCGCGTTTGGGACCGCGTTTTTGAAGCAGGAGCCGGTTACGGGATTAAACCCATAGGCCTTGCTGCCAGAGATACTCTGCGCCTCGAAATGGGCTTTTGTCTCTACGGAAATGACATTGATGATACTACCTCCCCAATTGAAGCCGGGTTGGGCTGGATCACCAAATTCACCAAAAACTTTGTTAACTCTGAAGCCCTTAAGGAACAAAAAGAGAATGGGCCAACGCGTAAACTGGTGGGCTTTGAGCTTAATGAACGCGGAATTCCGCGCCAGGGTTACGAGATTGTAGATGAGAGTGGCAAGGTTATTGGCAATGTAACTTCCGGAACCATGTCGCCGTCTCTTGAAAAGGGAATTGGAATGGGATATGTTCCCACCGAGTATGCCACGCCGGGAAGTAAAATTAATATTCAGATTCGCAAAAAAGCTCTTCCTGCCACAGTGGTAAAAATGCCATTTTATAAAGGATAG
- a CDS encoding cation diffusion facilitator family transporter: MNTDSHRQAIKASYYSIAGNAALAIIKGITGVFGNSYALIADAIESTTDVFSSLLVLFGLKYSARPADENHPYGHGRVEPLITFAVVGFLVVSATVIVMESIENIQTPHKVPKPYTLVVLTAIILTKEIFYRFINKKGEETNSSSLKADAWHHRSDAITSLMAFIGIAIALFMGKGYETADDWAALFASGFILYNAYLILRPALGEIMDEHLYDDLVDEIREVSKKEKGVIETEKCFVRKTGMTYHVDLHVIVDGELTVNEGHEIAHNLKDRLQREIPELADILIHIEPHDTEHS, encoded by the coding sequence ATGAATACCGATTCCCACCGGCAGGCCATAAAAGCCTCTTACTACAGCATTGCCGGCAATGCCGCGCTGGCCATCATCAAAGGCATCACCGGTGTTTTTGGGAATTCGTACGCCCTTATTGCCGATGCCATAGAATCTACCACCGATGTGTTTTCGAGCCTGCTGGTACTTTTTGGATTAAAATATTCGGCCCGGCCGGCCGATGAGAACCACCCCTACGGGCATGGACGGGTGGAGCCGCTTATCACCTTTGCCGTGGTAGGGTTTTTAGTAGTTTCGGCTACCGTAATTGTGATGGAGAGCATTGAGAACATTCAAACTCCTCATAAAGTGCCCAAACCCTACACGCTGGTAGTGTTAACGGCAATTATACTTACCAAAGAGATCTTTTACAGGTTTATCAATAAAAAAGGGGAAGAGACCAACAGCAGCTCGCTCAAGGCCGATGCCTGGCACCATCGCAGCGACGCCATCACCTCCCTCATGGCTTTTATTGGTATTGCCATTGCCCTCTTTATGGGAAAAGGATACGAAACAGCCGATGACTGGGCGGCACTTTTTGCTTCGGGCTTTATACTCTACAACGCTTACCTTATTTTAAGACCAGCCCTTGGTGAAATTATGGATGAACACCTTTATGACGACCTGGTGGATGAAATTCGCGAGGTCTCAAAAAAGGAAAAAGGCGTGATTGAAACTGAAAAATGCTTTGTACGCAAAACCGGAATGACTTATCATGTAGACCTGCATGTTATTGTAGACGGTGAACTTACGGTCAACGAAGGTCACGAAATTGCCCATAATTTAAAAGACAGGCTGCAAAGGGAGATCCCGGAACTAGCCGATATCCTGATCCACATAGAACCTCACGACACAGAGCATTCTTAA
- a CDS encoding sodium/sugar symporter, with product MEFALLDKLIFAAYALMIIGIGLWVSRGKGNTSEDYFLASKSLPWWAIGTSLIAANISAEQFIGMSGSGFAIGLAIASYEWMAAITLIIVGKYFLPIFIEKGLYTIPEFIEVRYSTNLKTILAVFWIALFIFVNLTSVLYLGATALDTIVGSGDGSIFLYSIIGLALFAAAYSLYGGLAAVAWTDVVQVVLLILGGLITTYIGLSHVSEDGGIISGIVSVYEQVPEKFSMILEKGEIITPGGKDAWWDLPGLAVLLGGMWVANLYYWGFNQYIIQRTLAAKSLRESQKGIILAGFLKLLIPLIVVVPGIIAYVMNTGPGGAFGPEYTDPSFIAEGGRIINDNAFPWLIKEFVPVGLKGLVLAALAAAIVSSIASMLNSTATIFTMDIYKPYIQKGASEKRLVTVGRLSATLALIIAVILAPQLRSLGQVFQYIQEYTGVVSPGILAVFMLGLFWKKTTNNAAIFGVLASIPIALYFKVGPSGWIDSPFFVELPFMHQMFITWILTMAIMVALSYYENKGATHPKAIIITKKLFKTGPAFNIGAFAILLIVTMLYAIFW from the coding sequence ATGGAATTCGCTTTACTCGATAAGCTGATTTTTGCCGCTTACGCGTTGATGATCATTGGGATTGGCCTTTGGGTCTCCCGTGGCAAGGGAAATACTTCAGAAGATTACTTCCTGGCCAGTAAATCTTTGCCCTGGTGGGCGATAGGTACCTCGCTTATTGCGGCTAATATTTCCGCAGAACAGTTTATTGGAATGTCGGGTTCCGGTTTTGCGATTGGGCTTGCCATTGCGTCTTATGAATGGATGGCGGCTATTACCCTTATCATTGTGGGAAAATATTTTCTTCCCATTTTTATTGAAAAAGGGCTGTACACCATTCCAGAATTTATAGAGGTAAGGTACAGCACAAATTTAAAAACCATACTTGCGGTCTTCTGGATCGCCCTGTTTATATTCGTTAACCTTACATCGGTACTTTACCTGGGTGCCACAGCTTTAGACACCATTGTAGGTTCTGGAGACGGTTCTATCTTCCTGTATTCAATTATTGGGCTTGCGCTTTTTGCCGCTGCATATTCTTTGTATGGCGGGCTTGCCGCCGTTGCCTGGACCGATGTTGTGCAGGTGGTTCTTCTCATTTTAGGAGGGTTGATCACCACCTATATAGGCCTGTCACACGTGTCTGAAGACGGCGGAATTATCTCCGGAATTGTTAGCGTGTACGAGCAGGTTCCCGAAAAATTCTCTATGATCCTTGAAAAAGGAGAGATTATTACCCCCGGCGGAAAAGATGCCTGGTGGGATCTTCCGGGGCTGGCCGTTCTACTTGGCGGGATGTGGGTGGCAAACCTCTATTACTGGGGCTTTAACCAGTACATTATTCAAAGAACCCTTGCAGCAAAAAGTTTACGGGAGTCTCAAAAAGGGATTATTCTCGCAGGGTTCCTTAAACTTTTAATCCCGTTGATCGTAGTGGTGCCGGGAATCATCGCTTACGTGATGAACACAGGGCCGGGCGGCGCTTTTGGACCTGAATACACCGATCCTTCTTTTATTGCTGAAGGCGGCAGGATCATCAATGACAATGCTTTCCCATGGCTTATAAAAGAATTTGTGCCTGTGGGCTTAAAAGGCCTGGTGCTGGCGGCTCTTGCGGCGGCCATCGTTTCTTCGATCGCCTCTATGCTGAATTCCACCGCAACCATCTTTACAATGGACATCTATAAGCCGTACATACAGAAAGGAGCTTCTGAAAAGCGCCTTGTGACCGTAGGAAGGCTTTCGGCTACTCTAGCCCTAATCATCGCAGTGATTCTTGCACCCCAGCTAAGAAGCCTGGGGCAGGTTTTCCAGTACATCCAAGAGTACACAGGGGTAGTGAGCCCGGGGATCCTGGCCGTGTTCATGCTGGGCTTGTTCTGGAAAAAAACGACCAACAATGCGGCTATTTTTGGGGTACTGGCCTCTATACCTATCGCCCTCTACTTTAAAGTAGGCCCTTCAGGCTGGATTGACAGTCCGTTTTTTGTAGAACTGCCGTTCATGCACCAGATGTTTATCACCTGGATACTTACCATGGCTATTATGGTGGCCTTAAGCTATTACGAGAATAAGGGTGCCACCCATCCAAAGGCGATCATCATTACGAAAAAACTCTTTAAAACCGGACCAGCTTTTAATATTGGTGCCTTTGCGATCTTATTAATCGTGACCATGCTGTACGCTATTTTCTGGTAG
- a CDS encoding NYN domain-containing protein has product MDTRLAVLIDGDNIPSAYVKEMMEEIAKYGNPTIKRIYGDWTKPHLAKWKNVLLENAVTPIQQYGYTQGKNATDSAMIIDAMDILYSQKVDGFCLVSSDSDFTRLATRLREAGMNVIGIGEKKTPDPFIVACDRFIYIEILKNQTKESSKEKETKKSDYDKITNKVIKLIASTISDVADDDGWAFLGDVGSLLQKKQPNFDSRNYGFQKLTPMISSIAKFEIESRENQGRGKYKLIYVRNKE; this is encoded by the coding sequence ATGGATACAAGATTAGCGGTATTAATAGACGGTGACAATATTCCTTCGGCCTATGTAAAAGAAATGATGGAAGAGATTGCCAAGTACGGCAACCCTACTATAAAAAGGATCTACGGCGACTGGACCAAGCCACACCTGGCAAAATGGAAGAATGTACTGCTCGAAAATGCCGTTACACCCATACAGCAATACGGCTACACCCAGGGCAAAAATGCGACCGATTCTGCCATGATCATAGATGCCATGGATATCCTGTATTCACAAAAGGTCGACGGATTTTGCCTGGTTTCCAGTGACAGCGATTTCACAAGACTCGCCACCCGCCTTAGAGAAGCCGGAATGAACGTGATTGGCATTGGAGAGAAAAAGACCCCCGATCCTTTTATCGTTGCCTGCGACCGGTTTATTTATATTGAAATCCTGAAAAACCAGACGAAGGAATCGAGTAAGGAGAAAGAGACTAAGAAGAGTGATTATGACAAGATCACCAATAAGGTCATCAAATTAATCGCGTCTACGATCTCTGATGTTGCCGATGATGACGGCTGGGCTTTCCTGGGAGATGTAGGAAGCCTGCTGCAAAAGAAGCAACCTAATTTTGACTCCCGTAACTACGGATTTCAAAAGTTAACCCCAATGATAAGTTCCATAGCCAAATTTGAAATTGAATCTAGGGAAAACCAGGGCCGTGGAAAATATAAACTCATTTATGTAAGGAATAAAGAGTAA